The Thermosynechococcus sp. CL-1 genomic interval GCTGCTCCAAGATCGCTTAAAACACTGCTGGCGCCAGTATCAACGCCATCGCGATCGCCCCTTTGCCGTTGTTTTTATTGATATTGATCGCTTTAAGCGGGTTAACGATAGCTTGGGACACCAAGCAGGAGATCAGGTGCTGATTACCCTTGCCCAGCGGATGCAAAGTGTGGTGCCGGAGGGGGATACCTTGGCTCACCTGAGTGGCGATGAGTTTGTGGTGCTGTGTGAAGATCTGGATCCGGAGCAAATGGTGGCTCAGGTAGAAGCACGGGTTGCCGATCTAGAGCGGGTGATTCAGGAGCCCTTGGTCATTGATGGCCATCTGTTAAGTCTCAGTGCCAGCATTGGCGTCACCTTTAGCGATCGCGACGCTGCCTCTGCCGCTACCCTCCTGCGGGATGCTGACATTGCCATGTACCAAGCAAAAAAACAGGGATTAGGGCAGTATCGGATTTTTGACCCCCAAATGCACACCCAAGCCCAGAGTTGCTTTACGCTGGAGAGTCAACTGCATCAGGCGATCGCCAACAGTGAGCTACAGGTCTATTTTCAGCCCATTATTGAGCTGGAGAGCGGGGCGCTCGTGGGTCTTGAGGCCCTGAGCCGTTGGTTTGATCCTGAAAAGGGTGAAATTCCTGCCGCTGAATTTATTGCCCTTGCGGAGCAAGCAGGTCTCATTGTCAGCCTTGGCCGACAGGTCTTTGAACGGGCGATCCAGGAATTCAGCCAGTGGCGGCAACAGGACAGCCGTCGCCAGACCATGACCTTGGGCATTAATATCTCGCCTCAACAACTGGTGGATGCCAACTTTGTTAGTGATATTTTGGCGGCGCTGCGCAGTGCCCAATTGCCCCCTCATCTGTTGCATCTGGAGATCACGGAAACGACCATGATCCGCAACCTTGAAGCCACATTGCAGGTGGCCGAGGAACTGCAACAACTGGGGGTTGCCCTCAACATTGATGACTTTGGCACGGGCTATTCCTCCCTGAGTCGGTTGCATCAGTTGCCGATCCACGCCCTGAAAATCGATCGCTCCTTTGTCCAGAGCTTAGAGCAGAGCCAAGCGGCTCAGGAAATTATTGGTGCCGTGATTGCCCTCGGTAAAAGCCTGCGCTTAGATGTGGTGGCAGAGGGGGTGGAAACAGCGACCCAAGCCGCCCAATTGATTGATCTCGGTTGTCGCTACGGCCAAGGCTACCTCTTTTATCCGCCATTGCCGATTGATTGCTTGCCCTAGGATTTGCTGCTGGTATCCTCATGGGGAAGAAAGGGCAGGCTTTCCCACCAACTTTGATAGTTTTTCGTCATTTCCTGCCACCAGTCGGCGGGCTGTTGCAGTGCCTGTTGCAGGCGATCGCGCTCCTGTTCGAGACGTTGAAGGTTCATCTCCAGTTGGTGATAGGTGGTTTCTAGGGTGGTGAGTTGAGCATTGAGGGCTTGGTGTTGCTGTTGCCAGTAATCGCTGTCTGCTCGTAATTGTTGATTTTCGGCGGCTATTGCCTGCAGTTGGTGCTGGAGTTGATTGCAGTGATCTTGCAGTCGCACGACTTCGGCTTCGAGGGCGGCTTTTTGCGAGGGGTGTTGTAGCGATCGCAGAATTGTCCACAGCAGAATCAGGGTGGCAACCACGCCATAGCTGGCCAGTGCCCAAGTCCCCTGTGCAGATAATGCCGCCCACACCATGGATACACCCTAGGAAAGAGATACTGCTAAGGGGGGAGCGATCGCCTCGGCAAGATATTGCCGCAGCACCATGGCCAACCAATCGACATCGGCAGCGGTGGTCTCTCGCCCCAAGGTAATGCGTATCCCTGCTTTGGCGGTTTCAGGATCGTAGCCCATGGCCAAGAGGGTGGGACTGGGTTGGGTTTGACCACTTTGACAGGCGGATCCCGCACTAATGCCAATGCCCGCAAGGTTGAGTTGCCGTACAAAGGTTTTGCCATTCAAGGGTTGGCCGTGGCGATCGCGCACAATCAAACTCAAATGATGGGGCAATCGCTGCCATGGATGCCCTGTTCGTTCCACTTGGGGATGATCCTGCAACTGCTGCCACAGGCGATCGCGCAGTTGAGCAAGGCGCATCGGTTCTGTCGCTAGTTCAGTGGCGACCCATTCCGCTGCCACCCCAAAGCCCACCAAGGTCGGCACCGCTTGGGTTCCCGCCCTGAGGCCCAGTTCTTGTCCCCCGCCACGCAAGAGCGGCTCTAGGGGTACCCCCGATCGCACATAGAGCGCCCCCGCTCCCTGAGGGCCATAAATTTTATGACTGGACAGCGAGAGTAAATCTACTCCCAAGCGTCGTACGTCAAGGGGAACTCGTCCCGCCACCTGAACCGCATCCGTATGGAAGAGCACCCCCGCCTCTTGACAAATGGCTGCGAGTTCAGCAATGGGTTGCAGCGTGCCCACCTCACTTTGGCCGTAGATGATCGAGACCAAGACCGTGTTCGGCTGCAAAGCCTGCCGTAGTTGGGCGGGTTCCACCTGTCCCCAGTGATTCACCGCTAAGCGGGTCACTTGCCAGCCTTGAGCTTCAAGGGCCGCCGCGGGTTGAGCCACCGCCGAATGCTCGACCGCCGAAATAATCAGATGCTGAGGTTGGCGATAGCGTTGGCAAATTCCCCACAGGGCAAGATTATCCGCTTCTGTGCCCCCAGAGGTAAAAATGATTTCATCCGCTTGGGCATGAATCAGCCCTGCCACCTGCAGCCGTGC includes:
- a CDS encoding cysteine desulfurase family protein: MQLYFDYGATTPCRAEAIAAMVAAYEQQWGNPSSIHEWGQRAAIALEQARLQVAGLIHAQADEIIFTSGGTEADNLALWGICQRYRQPQHLIISAVEHSAVAQPAAALEAQGWQVTRLAVNHWGQVEPAQLRQALQPNTVLVSIIYGQSEVGTLQPIAELAAICQEAGVLFHTDAVQVAGRVPLDVRRLGVDLLSLSSHKIYGPQGAGALYVRSGVPLEPLLRGGGQELGLRAGTQAVPTLVGFGVAAEWVATELATEPMRLAQLRDRLWQQLQDHPQVERTGHPWQRLPHHLSLIVRDRHGQPLNGKTFVRQLNLAGIGISAGSACQSGQTQPSPTLLAMGYDPETAKAGIRITLGRETTAADVDWLAMVLRQYLAEAIAPPLAVSLS